A region from the Silene latifolia isolate original U9 population chromosome 7, ASM4854445v1, whole genome shotgun sequence genome encodes:
- the LOC141591231 gene encoding auxin-binding protein ABP19a-like, with product MEVTKKIIKFTIFSLLISLSSATSVVDFCVADFNYPVGPAGYPCKNPANLTANDFSSSILSVPGNTSASIFNLAVSSALDQTFPGLNGLGLSMLRLDIGVGGVVPLHTHRASEVIIVIEGSIIAGFIASDDTPFYKTLNKGDIMIFPQSLLHFQVNVGKGPALAFVSLNSASPGFQTTSLALASNDLPTEIIHKITLLDSQEVKKLKKMFGGTN from the coding sequence ATGGAGGTAaccaaaaaaataataaaatttacGATATTTTCTTTGTTGATATCGCTCTCTTCAGCTACAAGCGTAGTCGATTTCTGCGTAGCAGACTTCAACTACCCGGTTGGACCAGCAGGGTACCCTTGCAAAAACCCTGCTAACCTAACCGCCAATGACTTTTCTTCCTCTATCTTGAGTGTTCCAGGAAACACATCAGCTAGCATATTCAATCTCGCGGTAAGTTCAGCACTAGACCAGACATTTCCCGGATTGAACGGGCTAGGCCTATCGATGTTGAGACTAGACATCGGtgtaggaggagttgtcccattGCATACACATCGAGCCTCCGAAGTTATCATTGTCATTGAAGGCTCGATCATTGCTGGTTTCATTGCGTCCGATGATACCCCGTTTTATAAAACATTGAATAAGGGTGATATTATGATATTTCCGCAAAGTTTACTTCATTTTCAAGTTAATGTTGGTAAAGGTCCTGCTCTTGCTTTTGTTAGCTTGAACAGTGCTTCACCTGGATTCCAGACTACCAGTCTTGCTTTGGCTTCCAATGATTTGCCTACCGAAATTATTCACAAGATTACTTTGTTGGATTCTCAAGAagtgaagaaattgaagaaaatgtTTGGTGGCACTAATTAA